One stretch of Pomacea canaliculata isolate SZHN2017 linkage group LG1, ASM307304v1, whole genome shotgun sequence DNA includes these proteins:
- the LOC112559002 gene encoding annexin A7-like, translating to MEEVMEPILLPMPMEFHMVDIMEFPMVDIMEFPMEDILRLTHLHLEWECLVPLRGPTPLLLQHMELQVNSPILVHTLDLLLLPLMVDTHRLVLDQEALLHLGLVMEATQVSTHQGMLVLGAHPSHDPASGLPPAMLAPSGGITAAAPHGTAAVPAGVEAIGAGLDRVTLDGCAQIFRPTVVASPNFSAERDSETLRKSMKGAGTDERTIIGIIGKRCNTQRQEIAKIYKTMYGRDLIADLESELSGNFRETIMGMFKPPAYYDAWSLNHAMEGLGTKESVLIEILCTRSNQQIRDIVACYKEHFKRDLEKDISDDTSGHFKKLLISCCQGNRQELTPEQLSQVRSQGASAVVNAELARQDAQKLQEAGIKHLGTDESTFISVLALRHMYQLQATFSEYQKLTGKDILDSISSETSGDFETGLRAIVRSAKNRPEYFADKLHDSIKGLGTDDSRLIRIIVSRCEIDLQDIKDAYLTKYQKTLDSEVASDTSGDYKRILLALIGS from the exons ATGGAGGAGGTCATGGAGCCTATCCTCCTGCCTATGCCCATGGAGTTCCACATGGTGGACATCATGGAGTTCCCCATGGTGGACATCATGGAGTTCCCCATGGAGGATATCCTCAGGCTTACCCACCTGCACCTGGAATGGGAGTGCCTGGTGCCCCTCCGGGGGCCTACCCCCCTCCTCCTGCAGCATATGGAGCTCCAGGTCAACAGCCCTATCCTGGTGCATACCCtg gACCTCCTCCTGCTGCCCCTCATGGTGGATACCCACCGCCTGGTGTTGGACCAGGAGGCTTTGCTCCACCTGGGT CTGGTGATGGAAGCCACTCAGGTGTCCACGCATCAGGGCATGTTGGTGCTTGGGGCACACCCAAGCCATGACCCTGCCTCAGGGCTACCACCTGCTATGCTGGCACCCAGTGGAGGAATAACGGCTGCTGCTCCACATGGAACTGCTGCTGTCCCAGCT GGTGTGGAGGCAATAGGTGCAGGCCTGGACCGTGTGACGCTGGATGGGTGTGCACAGATCTTCCGCCCCACTGTTGTTGCCTCCCCTAACTTCTCTGCCGAGCGTGACTCCGAAACTTTGCGCAAATCCATGAAGGGTGCAG gtACTGATGAGCGAACTATCATTGGCATCATTGGTAAAAGATGTAACACCCAGCGTCAGGAGATTGCCAAGATCTACAAGACCATGTATGGAAGG GACCTGATTGCTGACCTGGAGTCAGAGCTGAGTGGCAACTTCCGGGAGACCATCATGGGCATGTTTAAACCACCAGCCTACTATGATGCCTGGTCACTTAATCATGCCATGGAG GGTCTGGGAACAAAGGAATCAGTGCTGATTGAGATCCTCTGCACACGCAGCAACCAGCAGATCCGGGACATTGTGGCATGCTACAAAGAGC ACTTCAAACGTGATTTGGAGAAGGACATTAGTGACGACACCAGTGGCCACTTTAAGAAGCTCCTCATCTCATGCTGTCAG GGTAATCGTCAAGAGCTGACCCCGGAGCAGCTGTCGCAAGTAAGATCGCAGGGTGCCTCTGCTGTGGTCAATGCCGAGCTGGCCCGCCAGGATGCGCAGAAGCTGCAGGAGGCAGGCATCAAGCACTTAGGCACAGACGAATCGACCTTCATCTCTGTCCTGGCACTGAGACACATGTACCAGCTGCAGGCTACCTTCTCTGAATACCAGAAG CTGACAGGTAAAGACATACTTGATTCTATATCCAGCGAGACCTCTGGGGACTTTGAGACAGGACTGAGAGCTATTG TGCGCTCAGCCAAGAACAGACCAGAGTACTTTGCAGACAAACTTCATGACTCTATTAAAGGCTTGGGGACTGATGATTCCCGTCTGATCCGCATTATTGTCTCAAGATGTGAG ATTGACCTGCAGGACATCAAGGATGCATACCTGACTAAGTACCAGAAGACACTGGACTCTGAGGTGGCCTCGGACACCAGTGGTGACTACAAGCGCATACTGCTGGCTCTTATTGGCTCGTAG